In Juglans microcarpa x Juglans regia isolate MS1-56 chromosome 7D, Jm3101_v1.0, whole genome shotgun sequence, the following are encoded in one genomic region:
- the LOC121239773 gene encoding dof zinc finger protein DOF3.2-like isoform X1, whose amino-acid sequence MDPSSEQHQEMPAHMLENMMVCLKAQPDQRKPRPQPEQALKCPRCDSTNTKFCYYNNYSLSQPRYFCKSCRRYWTKGGTLRNVPVGGGCRKNKRSSSSSSKRSQDQPLTPNTNPLGSLPSLSYESPNDLSLAFARLQKQSCGQLGFDDHDFQMGNAAATHFDLLGNPEGMNGSANTTPPGFLGSLRNGFLDSQNIFPNFYYGYNDNVNMGEADNGTGGGVVEVSGEMTLPYEEMSNAATTTAVTVTTMKQEFCNDRSENDQNRVLWGFPWQLNGNGNMADLDSGRESWNNGAAPSWHGLINSPLL is encoded by the exons ATGGATCCTTCAAGTGAACAACACCAG GAAATGCCTGCCCATATGCTGGAAAACATGATGGTATGCTTAAAAGCACAGCCTGATCAGAGGAAACCAAGGCCTCAACCAGAGCAAGCTCTAAAATGTCCAAGATGTGACTCCACCAACACCAAGTTCTGTTACTACAACAACTACAGCCTCTCTCAGCCAAGATACTTCTGCAAGTCATGCAGAAGATACTGGACCAAAGGAGGAACATTGAGGAATGTCCCAGTTGGAGGAGGCTGCAGGAAGAACAAAAGATCATCATCTTCGTCATCAAAGAGGAGCCAAGATCAACCACTCACACCCAACACCAACCCACTGGGGAGCCTCCCATCCCTATCTTATGAGTCTCCCAATGATCTCAGTCTTGCATTTGCTAGGCTCCAAAAACAGTCATGTGGGCAGTTGGGTTTCGATGACCATGATTTCCAAATGGGAAATGCTGCCGCCACCCATTTTGATTTACTAGGAAACCCTGAAGGAATGAATGGCTCTGCAAACACGACTCCTCCTGGTTTTCTTGGTTCTCTTAGGAATGGCTTTCTTGATAGCCAGAATATTTTCCCTAATTTCTATTATGGGTATAATGATAATGTGAACATGGGAGAGGCTGACAATGGTACTGGTGGAGGTGTTGTTGAGGTTAGTGGAGAAATGACTCTGCCATACGAAGAAATGAGCAATGCAGCAACAACAACGGCTGTGACGGTGACAACCATGAAGCAAGAATTTTGTAATGACAGATCAGAAAATGATCAGAATCGGGTTTTGTGGGGCTTTCCTTGGCAGCTCAATGGGAATGGAAACATGGCTGATCTTGATTCCGGAAGAGAAAGCTGGAATAATGGAGCTGCTCCATCTTGGCATGGCCTCATTAACAGCCCTCTATTGTAG
- the LOC121239773 gene encoding dof zinc finger protein DOF2.1-like isoform X2, whose translation MEMPAHMLENMMVCLKAQPDQRKPRPQPEQALKCPRCDSTNTKFCYYNNYSLSQPRYFCKSCRRYWTKGGTLRNVPVGGGCRKNKRSSSSSSKRSQDQPLTPNTNPLGSLPSLSYESPNDLSLAFARLQKQSCGQLGFDDHDFQMGNAAATHFDLLGNPEGMNGSANTTPPGFLGSLRNGFLDSQNIFPNFYYGYNDNVNMGEADNGTGGGVVEVSGEMTLPYEEMSNAATTTAVTVTTMKQEFCNDRSENDQNRVLWGFPWQLNGNGNMADLDSGRESWNNGAAPSWHGLINSPLL comes from the exons ATG GAAATGCCTGCCCATATGCTGGAAAACATGATGGTATGCTTAAAAGCACAGCCTGATCAGAGGAAACCAAGGCCTCAACCAGAGCAAGCTCTAAAATGTCCAAGATGTGACTCCACCAACACCAAGTTCTGTTACTACAACAACTACAGCCTCTCTCAGCCAAGATACTTCTGCAAGTCATGCAGAAGATACTGGACCAAAGGAGGAACATTGAGGAATGTCCCAGTTGGAGGAGGCTGCAGGAAGAACAAAAGATCATCATCTTCGTCATCAAAGAGGAGCCAAGATCAACCACTCACACCCAACACCAACCCACTGGGGAGCCTCCCATCCCTATCTTATGAGTCTCCCAATGATCTCAGTCTTGCATTTGCTAGGCTCCAAAAACAGTCATGTGGGCAGTTGGGTTTCGATGACCATGATTTCCAAATGGGAAATGCTGCCGCCACCCATTTTGATTTACTAGGAAACCCTGAAGGAATGAATGGCTCTGCAAACACGACTCCTCCTGGTTTTCTTGGTTCTCTTAGGAATGGCTTTCTTGATAGCCAGAATATTTTCCCTAATTTCTATTATGGGTATAATGATAATGTGAACATGGGAGAGGCTGACAATGGTACTGGTGGAGGTGTTGTTGAGGTTAGTGGAGAAATGACTCTGCCATACGAAGAAATGAGCAATGCAGCAACAACAACGGCTGTGACGGTGACAACCATGAAGCAAGAATTTTGTAATGACAGATCAGAAAATGATCAGAATCGGGTTTTGTGGGGCTTTCCTTGGCAGCTCAATGGGAATGGAAACATGGCTGATCTTGATTCCGGAAGAGAAAGCTGGAATAATGGAGCTGCTCCATCTTGGCATGGCCTCATTAACAGCCCTCTATTGTAG
- the LOC121239773 gene encoding dof zinc finger protein DOF2.1-like isoform X3, with the protein MPAHMLENMMVCLKAQPDQRKPRPQPEQALKCPRCDSTNTKFCYYNNYSLSQPRYFCKSCRRYWTKGGTLRNVPVGGGCRKNKRSSSSSSKRSQDQPLTPNTNPLGSLPSLSYESPNDLSLAFARLQKQSCGQLGFDDHDFQMGNAAATHFDLLGNPEGMNGSANTTPPGFLGSLRNGFLDSQNIFPNFYYGYNDNVNMGEADNGTGGGVVEVSGEMTLPYEEMSNAATTTAVTVTTMKQEFCNDRSENDQNRVLWGFPWQLNGNGNMADLDSGRESWNNGAAPSWHGLINSPLL; encoded by the coding sequence ATGCCTGCCCATATGCTGGAAAACATGATGGTATGCTTAAAAGCACAGCCTGATCAGAGGAAACCAAGGCCTCAACCAGAGCAAGCTCTAAAATGTCCAAGATGTGACTCCACCAACACCAAGTTCTGTTACTACAACAACTACAGCCTCTCTCAGCCAAGATACTTCTGCAAGTCATGCAGAAGATACTGGACCAAAGGAGGAACATTGAGGAATGTCCCAGTTGGAGGAGGCTGCAGGAAGAACAAAAGATCATCATCTTCGTCATCAAAGAGGAGCCAAGATCAACCACTCACACCCAACACCAACCCACTGGGGAGCCTCCCATCCCTATCTTATGAGTCTCCCAATGATCTCAGTCTTGCATTTGCTAGGCTCCAAAAACAGTCATGTGGGCAGTTGGGTTTCGATGACCATGATTTCCAAATGGGAAATGCTGCCGCCACCCATTTTGATTTACTAGGAAACCCTGAAGGAATGAATGGCTCTGCAAACACGACTCCTCCTGGTTTTCTTGGTTCTCTTAGGAATGGCTTTCTTGATAGCCAGAATATTTTCCCTAATTTCTATTATGGGTATAATGATAATGTGAACATGGGAGAGGCTGACAATGGTACTGGTGGAGGTGTTGTTGAGGTTAGTGGAGAAATGACTCTGCCATACGAAGAAATGAGCAATGCAGCAACAACAACGGCTGTGACGGTGACAACCATGAAGCAAGAATTTTGTAATGACAGATCAGAAAATGATCAGAATCGGGTTTTGTGGGGCTTTCCTTGGCAGCTCAATGGGAATGGAAACATGGCTGATCTTGATTCCGGAAGAGAAAGCTGGAATAATGGAGCTGCTCCATCTTGGCATGGCCTCATTAACAGCCCTCTATTGTAG
- the LOC121239353 gene encoding interactor of constitutive active ROPs 3-like has product MQTPKARSGSSEVPQKVSPRAVRRQLKPAALETDSASASTQTSKASKDRSPKVIERRSPRSPASEKKRPSRISELESQVSQLREELKKAKDQLSLSESWKQQAQQDAEESKKQLSALSLKLEESQKQLLELSNSGEAGVFNLQEISQEHDRARPYELEAIQKQNSVDSAALASAMNEIQQLKFQLEMVAKSEATQTKQVELANAEMQSLKGNLAETVCLMESMKNQLQDCKESEAHAKAMVTETLLQLETAKNTVEMLRSDSMKAIEAYNSIGSELDQSRAHVNLLEGLVRKLEADLKNASGELYQNPSGDDDLELELVRNHEIEESIDSKAGLHSLKSEVARLRSALESAETKFHEEQIRSTVQIRSAYELMEQIKSGSSLREAELEAELKNTKADVEELKANLMDKETELQGVLEENEGLNSKLGKNHSYQKEYELGKELKKLNEHVADLRANLMDKETELQGITEENGILKLEVKKREMNRAKVNDEVAAEVEAAKIAQREALVKLGIVMEEADKSNRRAVRVAEQLEAAQSANSEMEAELRKLKVQSDQWRKAAEAAAAMLSAGNNGKLMERTGSLDSNYNPVAGKISSPYSEDTEDDLMKKKNGNMLKKIGVLWKKPQK; this is encoded by the exons ATGCAGACCCCAAAAGCAAG AAGTGGCTCCTCAGAGGTGCCTCAAAAAGTTTCTCCTCGAGCTGTGCGCCGCCAACTCAAGCCGGCTGCATTAGAGACTGACAGTGCATCTGCCTCAACTCAAACTAGTAAAGCATCCAAAGATAGAAGCCCAAAAGTTATTGAACGCAGGTCACCACGAAGCCCCGCGTCTGAg AAGAAGCGCCCAAGCAGAATATCAGAATTGGAATCCCAGGTCTCTCAACTTCGGGAGGAACTGAAGAAGGCAAAAGACCAGCTGAGTTTGTCGGAATCATGGAAGCAGCAAGCGCAGCAAGATGCTGAGGAGTCCAAGAAGCAACTATCGGCCTTGTCCTTAAAGCTTGAAGAGTCCCAGAAGCAGCTTCTGGAGCTGTCCAATTCTGGGGAAGCTGGTGTGTTTAACCTCCAAGAGATCTCACAAGAACATGATCGAGCAAGGCCGTATGAGCTTGAGGCTATCCAGAAGCAGAATTCAGTTGATTCAGCTGCCTTGGCTTCTGCCATGAATGAGATTCAGCAGCTTAAGTTCCAGCTTGAAATGGTAGCTAAATCTGAGGCTACACAAACCAAGCAGGTAGAATTAGCAAATGCAGAGATGCAGAGCTTGAAAGGAAACCTTGCAGAAACTGTGTGTCTTATGGAGAGCATGAAAAACCAGCTACAGGATTGCAAAGAATCAGAAGCTCATGCCAAAGCAATGGTTACTGAAACTCTGCTGCAACTGGAAACTGCTAAAAACACTGTTGAGATGCTCAGGTCGGATAGCATGAAAGCCATTGAAGCTTACAATTCCATTGGCTCCGAGCTAGACCAGTCAAGGGCACATGTGAACTTACTAGAGGGACTTGTTAGAAAACTTGAGGCAGACCTAAAAAATGCTAGTGGTGAGCTTTATCAAAATCCTTCAGGTGATGATGACCTTGAGCTGGAACTTGTAAGAAACCACGAGATCGAGGAATCAATAGACAGTAAAGCAGGACTTCATTCTTTGAAGTCTGAGGTGGCACGGTTAAGATCTGCTCTAGAAAGTGCTGAGACCAAATTCCATGAAGAACAAATTCGAAGCACGGTGCAGATAAGAAGTGCTTACGAACTCATGGAGCAGATAAAATCTGGATCAAGTCTGAGAGAGGCTGAACTAGAGGCAGAGctaaaaaacacaaaagcaGATGTTGAAGAGTTGAAAGCAAATCTGATGGATAAGGAAACTGAATTACAGGGTGTTTTGGAGGAGAATGAGGGGTTGAATTCAAAACTTGGGAAGAACCACTCATACCAGAAAGAATATGAACTGGGAAAGGAGCTGAAGAAATTAAATGAACATGTTGCAGACTTGAGGGCCAATTTGATGGATAAGGAGACAGAATTACAGGGTATAACGGAGGAAAATGGAATTCTGAAATTGGAAGTCAAGAAAAGGGAAATGAACAGGGCTAAAGTGAATGATGAGGTGGCTGCAGAAGTAGAGGCAGCGAAGATTGCACAGCGAGAGGCTCTTGTGAAGCTTGGGATTGTGATGGAGGAAGCAGATAAGAGCAACAGGAGGGCAGTGAGGGTGGCTGAGCAGCTTGAGGCAGCACAATCAGCAAATTCAGAAATGGAAGCAGAGTTGAGAAAGCTAAAGGTGCAGTCTGACCAGTGGAGGAAGGCTGCAGAAGCAGCTGCAGCCATGCTTTCGGCCGGGAATAATGGGAAGCTCATGGAAAGAACTGGGTCCTTGGACAGCAACTATAATCCGGTTGCAGGGAAGATTAGCTCGCCTTACTCGGAAGACACCGAGGATGatttgatgaagaagaaaaatggtaACATGCTAAAGAAGATTGGAGTGCTGTGGAAGAAGCCACAGAAATAG
- the LOC121238125 gene encoding protein FAR1-RELATED SEQUENCE 6-like encodes MGPPTPFITTSSVTSSRVRIEDPPNCFETEKPDTSSRLDEESKEDTLDSRDIEEGSAGTPECVQMEGSDTIEEPKLRMEFNSFEELLTYYKQYNKKCGFGVMTKRSEKAEDETIRYVTLACARSGKARNRTLNVAKPRPTRKTEFSETVKRVLDTNDLAGIRINKSFGSLVVGAGGFENLPFLENDCRNYMDKARHLRLGKGGTGALRDYFLRMQYKNFGFFALIDLDDEGRLENVFWADSRSRAAYQYFGDVVTFDTTYLTNRYGMPFAPFVGVNHHGKSILLEAGVISSEDTETFVWLF; translated from the exons ATGGGACCTCCTACTCCTTTCATCACCACCAGCTCCGTAACGAGTTCAAGAGTTCGTATAGAGGATCCACCCAATTGCTTTGAAACTGAAAAACCTGATACATCCTCTAGACTTGATGAGGAGAGTAAAGAGGATACACTAGATTCACGGGATATCGAGGAGGGCAGTGCCGGGACACCTGAGTGTGTCCAAATGGAAGGTAGTGATACGATTGAGGAGCCAAAGTTGAGGATggaatttaattcttttgaagagTTATTGACCTATTATAAACAATATAATAAGAAATGCGGGTTTGGGGTGATGACAAAAAGGAGTGAAAAGGCTGAGGATGAGACTATTAGATATGTCACCCTAGCTTGTGCCCGCAGTGGGAAAGCCCGAAATAGAACGTTGAATGTCGCCAAACCACGTCCGACAAGAAAGACGGAAT TTAGCGAGACCGTAAAAAGAGTTCTAGATACAAATGACCTGGCTGGGATTCGAATAAATAAGAGCTTTGGCAGTCTTGTTGTTGGAGCGGGTGGATTCGAGAACctcccatttttggaaaatgattgtcgTAATTATATGGATAAGGCAAGACATTTGAGACTTGGAAAAGGTGGCACTGGAGCGCTTCgagattattttttaaggatGCAATACAAAAATTTCGGGTTCTTTGCATTGATAGACTTAGATGATGAAGGGAGGTTGGAGAATGTCTTCTGGGCAGACTCCCGTAGTAGGGCAGCATATCAATATTTCGGTGATGTGGTTACATTTGACACCACGTATCTGACCAATAGATACGGTATGCCCTTcgcaccatttgttggtgtaaaccaccacGGCAAGTCAATTTTGTTGGAAGCAGGAGTGATATCCAGTGAGGATACCGAGACATTTGTGTGGTTATTCTAG
- the LOC121239802 gene encoding uncharacterized protein LOC121239802 encodes MSSSISSSSFAKRVLGISFCFCEEPATLRLSTTAKNPGRPFLGCPKYNTKGLPYCRFFKWADGSEENELQLRGRTNDLLRKDKELDQILDDVYKREIEVMKKELVRREQ; translated from the exons ATGTCATCTTCAATATCTTCTTCATCCTTTGCTAAACGTGTATTGGGtatatcattttgtttttgtgaggAGCCAGCCACACTGAGACTTTCAACTACTGCAAAGAATCCAGGACGACCCTTCTTAGGGTGTCCAAAGTACAATACTAAG GGATTACCATATTGCAGATTTTTCAAATGGGCAGATGGTAGTGAGGAGAATGAGCTCCAACTTCGAGGAAGAACCAATGACTTGCTAAGGAAGGACAAAGAGCTCGATCAGATACTCGATGATGTCTACAAGAGGGAGATTGAGGTTATGAAGAAGGAGTTGGTGCGTCGGGAACAATAA